Below is a window of Undibacterium sp. YM2 DNA.
CAAGTATGGCATGGTCAAGACTGACCATATCCTGTTCATTGCGTCTGGTGCCTTCCATCTGGCCAAGCCGTCTGATCTGATACCTGAGTTGCAGGGCCGTTTCCCTATCCGCGTGGAACTGGAATCTTTGTCCATCGCTGATTTTGAACGTATCCTGACAGGCACCGATGCCTGCCTGACACGTCAATACCAAGCCTTGCTGGCAACCGAAGACGTGCAGATAGACTTCACGCCTGAAGGCGTTGAGCGCCTGGCTGGCATCGCTTATTCAGTCAATGAAACAACAGAAAATATCGGTGCCCGCCGTCTGTATACCGTCATGGAAAAGCTGCTGGAAGAAATTTCTTTCGATGCTCACCAGAATAGTGGCAAGACAGTCACCATCGATGCTGCCTACGTCAATGAACGTCTGGAGGCCTTGTCGGTGAATGAAGATCTGTCACGCTACGTGCTGTAATTTGAATTTACATTTGCAATCCGGGATTCAAGATGGCTAACAAGGCGCTGGCGACAAGACAACGCATGCAGTTTCGCGTTGAGCCGTCTCAAATCCCGGCCAAAGGCAGGGCTAATCAGGCAAGGAAAGTCTTGCCTGATTACCTGATTGCGAAAAGAAAACCCAAGCCCCTATCTTCACCTGCTACTGCCGCCAAAAAAACGGACAGTCAGGAAGAAAATTAAACACTCTTCAGGAACGCCCATGTTTGATACCCCTGCCGCCAGCGATAAACCCGATTACCCCATGCTGGCGCGCCAGTTGGCCAGCGTACTTGAGGGTGAACGCAATCTGATCACCAATGCAGCGCAGTTTTCTGCCTTCATCTACAGCAGCATCAGTGACTTGAACTGGGCAGGTTTTTACCTGTGCGCGCCAGCCAGCAAGCCGGATGCAGAATTCCCCAATGATTTACTGCTAGGCCCCTTCCAGGGCAAGGTTGCCTGCACCCGCATCCCTTTCAAACGTGGAGTATGCGGAACGGCGGCAGCAGAACGACGTACCGTGCTGGTAGAAGACGTGCATGCATTCCCCGGTCACATCGCCTGTGATTCAGCATCCAACTCTGAAATAGTCATCCCTTTGATCAAGGATGGTGAGATTTATGGCGTGTTTGATATCGACAGCCCGCGCCTGAAACGCTTCGATGCAGAAGACCAGTTGGGTCTGGAGAACCTGCTCGCCATCTTTACAGCAGCGACAGATTTAAGATAATAGCAATACCAGTGCCCTGAGGAATCAGCCAGAATGTGGCAAAGGGCAGACAAAGACCATGCTAGCCATGGTCTTTTTTGTTAAGCTATGTCAAAACTGCCTAATTCCTGTCTTTGCCCGGTCTTTGTCGCTCTACACTGAGTTTATTGAAACTGAGCAAAACTCAGAAGACCCAGGGAGATGGCATCATGGCAGGGTGCAGACGCCGGAAAATGCTACACATGCACAAGCAGCCTTTGCGCAGGCGTGATGTGATGACGCGCTTCATGGTCGATCTCGGCATCCATTATCTTGAAGTACTGGGGCTGGCCAAGGCCGTGCACTTTTTGCGCAGGCACCATGTGCCTGAAACTGTCATCACCCGCGTCCTGCATTCGCCCGCGTACCGGCGGCGCTATTAAGCTGTTCTAATACGTTCCCTAATGTGTTTCCTGTTTTGCATCTCTGGCCAGCAAGCGGCCGATCATCTCTTGCAATGAAATCCCGTCAAACAGTACGCCAGCTACGGCATCGGTAATTGGCATCTGTATGCCCAGACCTTGTGCCAGCGAACGTACTGCCTGTGCACAACGCACGCCTTCAGCGACGTGACCCAGTTCCTGTACGATGATATCCAGGGATTTACCCTGTGCCAGCGCCAGCCCTACCTTGCGGTTACGGGATAAATCACCGGTACAGGTCAAGATCAAATCACCTACGCCAGTCAGCCCCATCAGAGTTTCTGAACGGCCACCAAGGGCAACACCAAGGCGGCTGATTTCTGCCAAACCGCGGGTAATCAGGGCAGCCCGCGCATTCAGGCCCAAGCCCAGGCCATCGGCCACACCAGTCGCAATCGCCAGGATATTTTTGACTGCACCACCGACTTCCACGCCAACCACATCATCACTGGAATAGACCCGCATGGCATTCACATGAAGGGCTTGTACCACCAACTGACTGAGGTCTTTCGACTTGGAAGCGATCGTCAATGCACAGGGCAGGCCCTTGGCGACTTCTTGCGCAAATGAAGGGCCAGACAAGGCACCGAAAGCCACGCCCTGTCCCAGTACCTGTTCTGCCACCTGATGCGGCAAGAGTTGCGTGGATTCTTCAAAACCCTTGCATAGCCAGATAATGTTTTTTGGCTGGTAAGCCCGGCAAGCTTCCAGCGTAGGACGCAAGCCAGAGACTGAGGTGGCAATCACCAGCAAGCCATCAGCATCAGCGCCAGCGGCATGTGCCATGGCAGCGGCAAAGTCTGCGGTCACCTGCAAGTTATCAGGAAAAGGGAAGCCACTTAAATAATCACTATTTTGCCTGTCTGTCTGCATGGCAGACATTGCAGCCTGATTACGCCCCCACAGCAAAACATTGTTTTTTGCAGCAAAGGCAATTGCCATGGCCGTGCCCCAGGCACCTGCGCCCAATACGCTGATATTCATGCTTGTCCCTGACTCCTGCTTATTTTAATAACCGGGGCAGATGTAAAAAAAGGACAGCAGGCTGTCCTTTTTTGCAAACTGTCATCTGCCTATATATTCAGCCCGGGCACTATAGCACTATAGACCCCAGACTTCATTGATTTTGACAAAGCCTAACTGGCCGTCACGGTGTTTCACCTTGACCCAGCCACCAGCAGCAGGCTCGGCCATTTCCAGCAAGACATGCTTGTCGGCACTAAAGACCAGCGGGGCAGATTCGTCTGCTGCTGCCCTGATCTTGGCATTCGCGGCCCGCACTACCAGGCTGCGGCGGGTGATCAAATCCTTGGATTCAACCCAGCTCATTTCACCGCTGACATCTCTTACCTTGCTCCATGCGCCAGAAGTAAATACCACTTCCAGCGGCATGCCACGCGGGGCCACTGCCAGTTTCGCACCTTTGGCAGACGGGGCATCGTACAGGATGACTGGCGAAGCGCCAACGGAACGGAATTCCAAAGCCTGCGCCGCACTACTCGCAAGCAGTGTCAATAACAGCAAAGGCAAAGGCGTCAGCAGGCGTCGCATGGATATCTTTCATCAGGCCGACCTGGCTATAACCAGATCAGGCCCGTAATAATGAAGCAAATTACTGAATAGTCGTAGGCGCTTCAGTATTGGCATTTGCCTGTTCAGCAGCCAGAGTCAGACGTTGCGCGTAGAACGCTTCGAAATTGATTTCTGACAAATGGATAGGAGGGAAGCCAGCACGTGTGATCGCATCTGCTACGTTGGAACGCAGGTACGGATAAACGATATTAGGGCAGCCGATACCCAGCAGAGGATCGAGTTGATCTTCAGGGATATTGCGCGCTTCGAAAATACCAGCTTGCTTGCCTTCAACCAGGAAAGCGACTTTTTCGCCGACTTTTGCAGTAACAGTCACTGTGACTGTGGCTTCATAGATGCCATCAGCCAGTTTTTCAGAGCCTACGTCGACAGAAACTTCGATGCCTGGGGCTTCTTGTTCCAGGAAAATAGCTGGGGAATTTGGCTGTTCAAGCGACAAATCTTTCAGATAAACGCGTTGAATTTGGAATACGGGCTGCAGATTTTCGTCAGACATGTGAAACTTTCTAAAATTCTAAAAGATTAATAATGAACAGCGAGTCTGGCAGATAGGGCCGTTTCCAGCCATTTCAAGATCGCAGCGCTCTATTGTAGCAAGTAGTCTGCAAAAACAGCAATTTTGCTGCAAAACCCGTAGAAAATCCGGCAAAAACCTGCTTTTAATCAACCGGATTCAGCAAAGGATCAAGTTTACCCGCCCTGTCGAGTGCAGACAGGTCATCAAAGCCGCCCACATGGGTCTCATCTACATAGATTTGCGGCACGGTACGGCGACCGGTCTTCTTCATCATCGCTTCGCGCACACCGGGTTCCAGATCAACGCGGATTTTTTCTATTTCCTCGACACCCTTGGATTTCAACAGGCGTTCTGCCATCGTGCAATAGGGGCACACGGCGGTGGTATACATGACTACATGGGCTTTCATGATGCTCTCCTGCTTTACTTTACTGTTGGCAAGCCTTGCGACTTCCAGGAATCTATACCACCGTCAAGGCTGAACACCTGGGTAAAACCGGCTTTGCTGAGCAAACCAGCGGCACTGGACGAGCGCACACCTGAAGCACACACAGTAATAACCACATTGCTTTTTGATTTTTCTATCTCTTTCAGACGGTCATTCAGTTCTGGCAGTGGGATATGTTTGGCATTTGGCAAATGTCCGGCAGCAAATTCCTCGGCGCTGCGCACATCCAGCACCAGGGTCTTGCCCTGATTCATGTATTGTGTGGCTTGAAAATGCGACACCTTGGCACCACGTCTTTGTAAAGCAGGTATTAACAATGCACCGCCGCTGATCAGGGCAAGGGCTAACCACACATAATTGTAGTTGGTAAGAATGAAATTCACAGGATTCCAGTAGTAAAAATGGTTATCAGAAGCGCGTCATTATAAAATAGATGCCGCAATCGCATACTAAATCACTCATCCCTACTTCTCGCACACTATGTACAAAATCGTTTTAATGCGCCACGGCGAATCTACCTGGAATCTGGACAACCGTTTTACCGGCTGGACTGATGTCGATCTGACAGCAAAAGGCGTGGCCGAAGC
It encodes the following:
- the grxC gene encoding glutaredoxin 3 produces the protein MKAHVVMYTTAVCPYCTMAERLLKSKGVEEIEKIRVDLEPGVREAMMKKTGRRTVPQIYVDETHVGGFDDLSALDRAGKLDPLLNPVD
- a CDS encoding GAF domain-containing protein — encoded protein: MFDTPAASDKPDYPMLARQLASVLEGERNLITNAAQFSAFIYSSISDLNWAGFYLCAPASKPDAEFPNDLLLGPFQGKVACTRIPFKRGVCGTAAAERRTVLVEDVHAFPGHIACDSASNSEIVIPLIKDGEIYGVFDIDSPRLKRFDAEDQLGLENLLAIFTAATDLR
- the secB gene encoding protein-export chaperone SecB, translated to MSDENLQPVFQIQRVYLKDLSLEQPNSPAIFLEQEAPGIEVSVDVGSEKLADGIYEATVTVTVTAKVGEKVAFLVEGKQAGIFEARNIPEDQLDPLLGIGCPNIVYPYLRSNVADAITRAGFPPIHLSEINFEAFYAQRLTLAAEQANANTEAPTTIQ
- a CDS encoding rhodanese-like domain-containing protein encodes the protein MNFILTNYNYVWLALALISGGALLIPALQRRGAKVSHFQATQYMNQGKTLVLDVRSAEEFAAGHLPNAKHIPLPELNDRLKEIEKSKSNVVITVCASGVRSSSAAGLLSKAGFTQVFSLDGGIDSWKSQGLPTVK
- a CDS encoding NAD(P)H-dependent glycerol-3-phosphate dehydrogenase, coding for MNISVLGAGAWGTAMAIAFAAKNNVLLWGRNQAAMSAMQTDRQNSDYLSGFPFPDNLQVTADFAAAMAHAAGADADGLLVIATSVSGLRPTLEACRAYQPKNIIWLCKGFEESTQLLPHQVAEQVLGQGVAFGALSGPSFAQEVAKGLPCALTIASKSKDLSQLVVQALHVNAMRVYSSDDVVGVEVGGAVKNILAIATGVADGLGLGLNARAALITRGLAEISRLGVALGGRSETLMGLTGVGDLILTCTGDLSRNRKVGLALAQGKSLDIIVQELGHVAEGVRCAQAVRSLAQGLGIQMPITDAVAGVLFDGISLQEMIGRLLARDAKQETH
- a CDS encoding SH3 domain-containing protein, with the protein product MRRLLTPLPLLLLTLLASSAAQALEFRSVGASPVILYDAPSAKGAKLAVAPRGMPLEVVFTSGAWSKVRDVSGEMSWVESKDLITRRSLVVRAANAKIRAAADESAPLVFSADKHVLLEMAEPAAGGWVKVKHRDGQLGFVKINEVWGL